The genome window GAGACCACCCCGCTGGCACTGCGGGCGAACGTGGAGCACAACCATGTCCGGCACGATCGGATCATCATCCTCACGGTCACCGTCGACACGGTTCCGCGGGTCGACGACTCCGCCCGCGTCCAGGTCGTCGACCTGGGCGATCCCGCGGACGGGATCGTCCACGTCACCACCCGATTCGGCTACACGGAGACGCCCGATGTTCCGCGGGCGCTGCGACTGCTGGAGCCGGAACCCCCCGAGGGAGCCCTCGATGTCGACGGCGCGAGCTACTTCCTCTCCAAGATCGAACTGCGCGAAGGCCCGGAGCGGGGGATGGCGCACTGGCGCAAGCGGCTGTTCCTCGCCGCCGCCCACATCACCAGCGATGCCAGCAACTACTTCGGGCTGCCCCGCGACCGTGTCATCGTGATGGGCTCGCAGATCGAGCTCTGAGACGCGAGGGACGGGCGCGGGGACCGAAAGCGTCAGTGGTGTTCGAGGGCGCGCGCGGCGTGGTCCGGCAGCAGGTTGTAGACCTCGGTCCATTCCGCTTCGTAGGCCACCGGGTCGACGAGGCCTGCCCGGCGTCGTGCTTCCAGCTCCCGGAGACGGGACGCGGCCGCGCGGAGGACGTGCACGTTGCCGAACTCGCGGACCTCGCCGCCGACGTACTCGGAGGCCGCCGTCACGATGCGGCAGCGCTCACGCAGCTCGCGGGTGAGCCGCGCGGTGACGAGGAAGCCGGCGGCGTAGGCGGCCAGCGCGATCGTCAGGCTCAGCCACGGGCCCTCGTCGCTGAGGAACACCAGCGCGGCGAGGCAGAGGATTCCGCCGCCGACCGGCCAGGTACGGCTCAGGTGCAGCAGTCGCCGCTGGCCGGCGGTGATGCCGGGCGGGTACACCGTCAGCCGGACCCGCTGCCAGATTCCCCGGCCCGCGGGGGACACGTCGAGGGTGCCCCAGGGGGCACCTCCCTCGAACAGGAGTCGCACCATTTCGTTCACCCGT of Leifsonia shinshuensis contains these proteins:
- a CDS encoding DUF6611 family protein; this translates as MVRLLFEGGAPWGTLDVSPAGRGIWQRVRLTVYPPGITAGQRRLLHLSRTWPVGGGILCLAALVFLSDEGPWLSLTIALAAYAAGFLVTARLTRELRERCRIVTAASEYVGGEVREFGNVHVLRAAASRLRELEARRRAGLVDPVAYEAEWTEVYNLLPDHAARALEHH